The Verrucomicrobiota bacterium genomic sequence GCGTGGGGCGGGAAATATCCACCTTACGATCTGGATGAAGTCGTGCCGGTTCGCATCGCCGAACAACTTGGCCTTGAGGTGTTTTCGCCGGGGTTGGTCATGGAGGGCGGTTCGATCGACCTGAATGGGTCCGGATCGATTCTAACTACCCGGGCCTGCCTGCTTAATCCGAACCGGAATCCGGCCCGGAACAAAACTGAAATTGAACAGGCGCTAAGCGATTACCTGGGCGTGCGGCACTTCCTGTGGCTGGGAGACGGCATCGACGGAGACGACACCGACGGGCACATCGATGACATCACGAGATTCGTGGCCCGAAACGTGGTCGTGACGGCGGTTGAACCGGACCGGCACGATCCCAACCACGAGCCCCTCCGGCAAAACCTGGACGCGCTCCGGACGTTTACGGCCGAAGACGGCAGCCCGCTGCACGTCATTGAGGTCCCGATGCCGCCGCGCGTCGAGAAACAAGGGATGCGCCTACCTGCAAGTCACCTGAATTTCTACATCGCCAACCGCGTTGTGCTTGTGCCGGCTTTCGGCGGCGGCTCGGATCACGTCGCAGCAGAGATCCTGCAACGCTGTTTTCCGCGCCGGCGGATAATGCTGATCGATTGCCGCGAACTCGTCTGGGGTCTGGGCGCATTCCATTGCCTGACCCAGCAGCAACCGGAGTAGAGGTAGAGCTCGGTCACACGGCGGGTTGGGCGGGCACAACGTAAGAGTTCACACGGCGAACACGGCGAGCCACGGCGAACACGGCGGGAAGAGGAAGAGTTCGGAGTTCGGAGTTCGGAGTTCGGAGTTCGGAGTTCGGAGTGGCATCATGGGCGCCGCCTGCCGGTGTCAAGTCCCGCGTTTCGGGTTCTTTTTCTGCGTTCTACTGCGTGTTCTGCGGATGATTCCGTCTTCCCGCCGGGTGAGCCTGACCCTTCAGGGAGATCGGACCCGGTTCTACGACGCCTCCGAACTCCGAACTCCGAGCTCCGAACTCTTTCCCCCTCTTCCCGCCGTGTTCGCCGTGGCTCGCCGTGTGAACTCTTACGTTGTGCCGCGCCTCCTACCCCTCACGGCCGTCTTCCGGCACAAGGCGCCTTGGCAGGACCACCGCAAAGGTGCTGCCCTGTCCGTACCGGCTTTCCACCGTGATGGAGCCGCCCTGCAACTCCACCAGCCGTTTGGTCAGCGCCAAACCCAGGCCGGTGCCCTCAAACCGGTGCGACGCGCTGGGTTCCAGTTGTTCAAAGGTCGAGAAAAGCCGTGGCAGGTCCTCCGGTTTGATGCCCCGGCCGGTGTCTTTGACCTGCAACTCGAAGCGGCACTCATCCTGCGGCGCAGCCGTCAGTTCCACCCGGCCGGGCGAGTCGGTGAATTTCACCGCATTCGACAGCAGGTTGTAGCAGATTTGCTTGAGCTTTTGCCCGTCCAGCGCGACGGCTCCCAACTCCGGCGCGACCGCCCACGTCAGGGTCACTCCTTTTTGGTCAGCGATGGCTTTGACCACCGCGCAGACCTCCCCAAGGGCTTTGGCCAACGGGAAGGTCTCCAGCCGCAGCTCCATTTTGCCGGCTTCGACCTTGGCCATATCCAGCACGTCGTTGATGAGCCGCAGCAGGTGACGGCCGCTACTGAGCACATCGCCCAAATAGTCTTTCTGCTTGGCGTTCAACGGTCCGGCCTTCTCGTCGGCCAGTACTTCCGAAAAGCCGATGATGGCGTTAAGGGGCGTGCGCAGCTCGTGGGACATGTGGGCCAAAAACTCGCTCTTACGGCGATTGGCCTGCACCGCCTCGGCCGTGCGTTCGCGCACGCGACGTTCCAAGGTTTCGTTGAGCGCCTTGAGTTCTGCTTCGGCCTCCTTGCGCTCGGTGATCTCGTGGATGGTGACGATGACGCCGGTGACCACCCCCGTGGCCGAGTAGAGGGGCCCTTCCTCGGCCGCGATCCACACGGGCCTGCCCCGGTGAGGCAGGGGCATCAGCGTATCCGGGCTTTTCAAGTATTCGCCGGCCAAGGCTCGCTCCAGGTGCGCATAAAGCCCCAGCGCTTCGAGGTGGGGGAACACCTCCAGCGCGTGCCGGCCGATCACGTCACCCGCCTTTGCCCCGCTCACCCTCTCCATGTAGGGATTCCACACCAGGTAGCGCAGCTCGCGATCCAGCACGATGATGCCTTCCTGGGCTCCCTGGATGATCTGTTCGTTGAAGCGGTTCGACTCGCGCAAGGCTTGTTCGGCCCGTTTACGCTCGGTGATGTCGCGGGCGATGGTGGCGGCCCCGGCGATCCGGCCGGCCCCATCGGCGATGGGCGACATGGTCAGCGAGACGTCGACCACACGGCCATTCTTGTGCCGGCGCACCGTTTCGTAGT encodes the following:
- a CDS encoding agmatine deiminase family protein; this translates as MPAEWEPHAATWLSWPRREGISFPDAYDEVMPAFRRMVDALRESEPVRINVRDAQHEDDVRRVLAGIDLAHVHFFRIPTNEPWCRDHGPMFIKRDRDRSVAIVDWNYNAWGGKYPPYDLDEVVPVRIAEQLGLEVFSPGLVMEGGSIDLNGSGSILTTRACLLNPNRNPARNKTEIEQALSDYLGVRHFLWLGDGIDGDDTDGHIDDITRFVARNVVVTAVEPDRHDPNHEPLRQNLDALRTFTAEDGSPLHVIEVPMPPRVEKQGMRLPASHLNFYIANRVVLVPAFGGGSDHVAAEILQRCFPRRRIMLIDCRELVWGLGAFHCLTQQQPE